ATCTATTTCTTCCACCTCCTCATCGCACATAACTCAGAAACCGCTTTTCGTCTGGGAAATTCATAATTTTCTTACTTGCCAAACAGAAAATTGGATAGAATCTTTATTGGGTTTGGAAACGCATCGTAGTAATGGCTTCAAAAACAGCGACCAAAGACATCATCACTCTGCGTGGCTCCGCCGCCATTGTCAGCGAGTTCTTCGGTAATTTATCGTCGATTGGATTtgattctcatttttctttgttgggtTTTGTTCGGTTTCCGAGAAATCTTTTTCTGATCTCTGCGTTTTGTGTTATTTCTGTGTTGCCTCTTTCAGGATATTCGGCAAACAGGTAATGGGCATGGGATATTggtctttgtttttgttgtttatgttCCCCTTTTTGTGTTTGATTCATTTGGGATATGTATTTATTGGATATTGAAGTTAATATTGGTTGGAAATTTGGGTATTTTATAGCATTCTGTACAATCGAGGAGTGTATCCTGAAGAAAGCTTTGTGAAGGTGAAGAAATATGGATTGCCAATGTTGCTTACGCAAGACGAGGGCCTCAAATCCTTCATTGCCAACCTAACCGCTCAGCTTTCTGGTAATTTCTACCTATTTAGGGTTATTTTTTCTTAGTAGGTCGATATCGAAATACGATACGATGTATATACTGCATTCTGCACCTACTAAATCTACATTGCTTGTTTGAGATATGTTGTTCTTGGAGACTGATATGTTTTAATCTTGAATCTTGTAAAGAATGGCTGGAATCTGGAAAGTTGCAAAGAGTTGTTCTTGTTATAATGAGCAAGGCCACCAATGAGGTTCTTGAGAGGTGGAACTTCAGCATTGAGACTGATAGCGAGGTCGTCGAGCAGGGgtaattcaattcaattttggATTATTTTGAGTCCCTCGTGTTGTATGAAACTATAGTTTGTTTTATTCATTTCTAAATCATGtttcattgttttgttttttttttattaaagcgtGTCGAGGGAAAAGAGTGACAAGGAAATCATGAGGGAGATTCAGGCAATCATGAGGCAGATTGCTTCGAGCATCACTTACTTGCCATGCCTTGATGAACCCTGTAAGGCAAACACACTCACTTATCCAAACGAAAATGGTTTACTTATTCATATTGGTATTTATCATGTTCATTTGTTCAATTACTTGCTTTTAGGCGTGTTTGATGTGTTGGCATACACGGATAAAGATGTTGCAGTCCCATTCACTTGGATCGAGAGTGATCCGAAACTGATTACAAATCCAGAAATAGTGAAACTGCATTCCTTTGACACCAAGGCAAGTTCCAGACATTGCATTCCcattttataattttcattcATTCAGAAATCTTTGGTTGCTGACAGTTGTTAATCTGTTCGCTGGATCGTGCAGATTCACAAGGTTGACACTCTAGTGTCGTACAAGAACGACGAATGGGACGAGCAGTAAGAGGAGGGGGATGGTATCCAGTATCCATGTTTCGTGGACTTCTGGTATTGTGAATCTTTTATTCACAATTTATTAGAATTGTTCGGACGAGGATGAAAAATTGTGTGCAGAACTATCTTATCCGTAAGATGTATTTTCGT
The nucleotide sequence above comes from Malus sylvestris chromosome 16, drMalSylv7.2, whole genome shotgun sequence. Encoded proteins:
- the LOC126607828 gene encoding mitotic spindle checkpoint protein MAD2-like, which gives rise to MASKTATKDIITLRGSAAIVSEFFGYSANSILYNRGVYPEESFVKVKKYGLPMLLTQDEGLKSFIANLTAQLSEWLESGKLQRVVLVIMSKATNEVLERWNFSIETDSEVVEQGVSREKSDKEIMREIQAIMRQIASSITYLPCLDEPCVFDVLAYTDKDVAVPFTWIESDPKLITNPEIVKLHSFDTKIHKVDTLVSYKNDEWDEQ